One genomic window of Mustela lutreola isolate mMusLut2 chromosome 14, mMusLut2.pri, whole genome shotgun sequence includes the following:
- the LOC131814816 gene encoding sialate:O-sulfotransferase 1-like isoform X2 — protein MWPGTQGTEAGWILRGLPVQDTRCTDRRFLPTKAKVFVALLSFPGARNMWARHLIEHVTCFYTGSYSFDGTLYNKGLKGKKDHWQPAHHLREDPRERPQGD, from the exons ATGTGGCCAGGAACCCAAGGCACAGAGGCTGGCTGGATACTGAGAGGTCTACCTGTGCAGG ACACTCGCTGTACAGACCGGCGGTTTCTGCCCACCAAGGCCAAGGTGTTTGTGGCTCTGCTGAGCTTCCCGGGAGCCAGGAACATGTGGGCGCGGCACCTCATTGAGCACGTCACCTGCTTCTACACGGGGAGTTACAGCTTCGATGGGACCCTGTACAACAAGG GGTTAAAAGGCAAGAAGGACCACTGGCAGCCGGCGCACCATCTGCGAGAAGACCCACGAGAGCGGCCACAGGGAGATTGA
- the LOC131814816 gene encoding uncharacterized protein LOC131814816 isoform X1 — protein MKQCPTTLQQNLECSVLCGEPGLPARAVGGLIIPGALSGHKSGWPPLPPGTTSVSPSMKQETGGGGSGWGGRWSASGLSDTRCTDRRFLPTKAKVFVALLSFPGARNMWARHLIEHVTCFYTGSYSFDGTLYNKGLKGKKDHWQPAHHLREDPRERPQGD, from the exons ATGAAGCAGTGCCCCACCACCCTCCAGCAGAATCTGGAATGTTCTGTGCTGTGCGGGGAGCCAGGGCTCCCTGCCAGGGCTGTGGGAGGCCTCATCATCCCCGGAGCTCTCTCTGGACACAAGTCTGGGTGGCCGCCCCTCCCCCCTGGAACtacctcggtttccccatctatGAAGCAGGAGACAGGGGGTGGTGGGTCCGGGTGGGGCGGTCGGTGGTCAGCCTCTGGCCTTTCAGACACTCGCTGTACAGACCGGCGGTTTCTGCCCACCAAGGCCAAGGTGTTTGTGGCTCTGCTGAGCTTCCCGGGAGCCAGGAACATGTGGGCGCGGCACCTCATTGAGCACGTCACCTGCTTCTACACGGGGAGTTACAGCTTCGATGGGACCCTGTACAACAAGG GGTTAAAAGGCAAGAAGGACCACTGGCAGCCGGCGCACCATCTGCGAGAAGACCCACGAGAGCGGCCACAGGGAGATTGA